A single region of the Vicia villosa cultivar HV-30 ecotype Madison, WI linkage group LG4, Vvil1.0, whole genome shotgun sequence genome encodes:
- the LOC131594403 gene encoding F-box/kelch-repeat protein At3g06240-like, whose protein sequence is MSKSIASKKVRYHIPDDLTFSVLSKLPLKSLKRFTRVRKSWSLLFENPNFIKIYGNNFMSRNNEYEEGSSFILQQTQTDIPYFQELYLLSGERLENMMKLDYPHPFQEEEKQVIYILGSVINGVVCLYQGRGPRVVLWNPATQESKLLPSSPTESPVYQEEGYFNYHGFGYDYVTRDYKVIRYVSYLFCLTDSQNDTTDFQNDTGGMLPNAPDDTWEVYSLRNNSWKKLDLNMFSGSHSHVGAFVYLKGACHWYDEGWFREGEYKNKAYLVSFDLSNEIFCTTSMPSDMNDSSDVVFWRRYLLVLNDHIAFISYYVDTTTFHISILGELGVKESWTKIFVLGPLPCIEEPIGMGVNGDLFFRRKDDELVWFNLSTQMIKELGFKGKLLSCHIVIYKESLLRIGQIND, encoded by the coding sequence ATGTCAAAATCGATTGCATCCAAAAAGGTTAGGTATCACATTCCCGATGATCTTACATTTTCCGTTTTATCGAAATTGCCTCTTAAATCTTTGAAACGATTCACCCGTGTACGCAAATCATGGTcactgttgtttgaaaaccctaattttatcaaAATCTACGGCAACAATTTCATGTCTAGAAATAATGAATATGAAGAAGGCTCGTCTTTCATCTTACAACAAACTCAAACTGATATTCCATATTTTCAAGAGTTATATTTGCTATCTGGTGAGAGGTTAGAGAATATGATGAAATTAGATTATCCACATCCATTTCAAGAGGAGGAGAAACAAGTTATTTATATTTTGGGTTCGGTTATTAACGGCGTTGTTTGTCTCTATCAAGGCCGAGGGCCTCGCGTTGTATTATGGAATCCAGCTACCCAAGAATCCAAGCTCCTTCCTTCCAGTCCTACCGAGTCACCGGTATATCAGGAGGAGGGATATTTTAACTATCATGGATTTGGTTATGACTATGTTACTCGTGACTACAAGGTCATTCGATATGTATCTTATCTATTCTGTCTAACTGATTCTCAGAATGACACAACTGACTTTCAGAATGACACGGGAGGTATGCTACCGAATGCCCCCGATGACACGTGGGAGGTATACAGTCTAAGAAACAACTCTTGGaagaaacttgatttgaacatgTTTTCTGGTAGTCATAGTCACGTAGGTGCCTTTGTTTATTTGAAGGGAGCCTGTCATTGGTACGATGAAGGATGGTTTAGGGAAGGTGAATATAAAAATAAAGCATATTTGGTGTCATTTGACTTAAGCAATGAGATTTTTTGTACAACATCCATGCCCTCCGATATGAATGATAGTTCTGATGTTGTATTTTGGAGGAGATACTTGTTGGTATTAAACGACCACATTGCTTTTATATCTTATTATGTAGATACCACTACTTTCCACATATCAATTTTGGGTGAACTTGGTGTAAAAGAGTCTTGGACTAAAATCTTCGTTCTTGGGCCTTTACCTTGCATCGAGGAACCTATTGGAATGGGAGTAAATGGTGATTTATTCTTTAGAAGAAAAGATGACGAACTTGTCTGGTTTAATTTGAGTACACAGATGATCAAGGAGCTTGGTTTTAAAGGGAAACTCCTTTCTTGTCATATTGTCATTTACAAAGAAAGCCTTCTTCGCATTGGACAGATAAATGAttga